One Megalops cyprinoides isolate fMegCyp1 chromosome 4, fMegCyp1.pri, whole genome shotgun sequence genomic window carries:
- the piwil1 gene encoding piwi-like protein 1 isoform X4 → MTGRARARSRGRARGQETGPPGSARPAQPQPESELVGRGRQKTAPGAVSKEAVLQISAGFQQVKIGERGGRRRDFHDAGINTRQAMEHVKESKTGVSGSPIELRANFFRIVSRPQWVLYQYHVDFNPPMESRRLRSALLFMHEETLGTARTFDGAILFLPIRLHNTETVLHSETRHGEKVQITVTLTNELPPTSPVCLQFYNIIFRRVLRMLNMQQIGRHYYNPNDPLNIPQHRLTIWPGFTTTILQYESSIMLCTDVSHKVLRSETVLSLMSSLRQQCGDERFAEVCTKELVGLIVLTKYNNKTYRIDDIAWDHTPNNTFKRGDTEISFRNYYKTQYGLDITDGNQALLISYVKKRGPAGAPPPGPALLVPELCYLTGLTDKMHSDFSIMRDLSSHTRLTPEQRESRLNRFISSIHKNPEAQAELNTWGLNFDNKLVSVKARVLPAERIVQGQRTFEYNPWAADWSKEMRGLPLIRSLPLENWLMFYTRRNGDMAQSLLQTLGRVSQPLGIRMQRAVMIEYEDRQDSLLRALQHNVGPGTRMVVVILPTNRKDKYDCVKKYLCVECPTPSQCVVARTLSRPQALMTIATKIALQMNCKMGGELWSVEIPLKHLMIVGIDCYHDTSAGKRSIGALVASLNQGMSRWFSRCVLQDRGQEIMDGLKVALQDALKAWLKYNNCLPARIIMYRDGVGDGMLQTVVSYEVPQIMECLRALGQDYMPKLSVVVVKKRISTRFFARIDGKLANPPPGTVIDTEVTRPEWYDFFIVSQAVRLGSVAPTHYNVVFDSNGLKPDHMQRLTYKLCHMYYNWQGIIRVPAPCQYAHKLAFLVGQSIHRSPNMNLDDFLYYL, encoded by the exons ATGACTGGAAGAGCAAGAGCTCGGTCGAGGGGACGAGCCCGCGGACAGGAGACCGGGCCTCCGGGG TCTGCGCGGCCAGCTCAACCGCAGCCTGAGAGCGAGCTTGTGGGGCGAGGCCGGCAGAAAACGGCACCTGGTGCAGTGTCAAAGGAAG CTGTCCTTCAGATTTCTGCTGGCTTCCAGCAAGTGAAGATTGGAGAACGAGGTGGGCGTCGCCGTGACTTTCACGATGCGGGAATTAACACCAGGCAGGCCATGGAACACGTCAAGGAGTCAAAGACCG GTGTCTCGGGGTCTCCCATCGAGCTGCGGGCGAACTTTTTCCGCATCGTGTCCCGGCCCCAGTGGGTGctctaccagtaccacgtggACTTCAACCCCCCGATGGAGTCGCGCCGTCTGCGCTCGGCACTCCTGTTCATGCATGAGGAGACGCTGGGCACGGCGCGTACCTTCGACGGGGCCATCCTCTTCCTCCCGATCAGACTCCACAACACG GAGACCGTGCTGCACAGCGAGACCAGGCACGGCGAGAAGGTGCAGATCACCGTCACTCTGACCAACGAGCTGCCCCCCACCTCGCCCGTGTGCCTGCAGTTCTACAACATCATCTTCAGAAg GGTGCTGCGGATGCTGAACATGCAGCAGATCGGCCGCCATTACTACAACCCCAACGACCCCCTCAACATCCCCCAGCACAG GCTGACCATCTGGCCGGGCTTCACCACCACGATCCTGCAGTACGAGTCGAGCATCATGCTGTGCACGGACGTGAGCCACAAGGTGCTGCGCAGCGAGACGGTGCTCAGCCTCATGTCCAGCCTGCGGCAGCAGTGCGGCGACGAGCGCTTCGCCGAGGTCTGCACCAAGGAGCTGGTCGGGCTCATCGTGCTCACCAA gtacaacaataaaacataccGAATTGATGACATTGCATGGGACCATACCCCAAATAACACCTTCAAGAGAGGAGACACCGAGATCTCCTTCAGGAATTACTACAAGACA CAATATGGTCTAGACATCACTGATGGTAACCAGGCACTACTTATCAGCTACGTCAAGAAAAGGGGGCCCGCTGGAGCTCCGCCCCCTGGACCGGCCTTGCTTGTACCGGAGTTATGCTACCTAACAG GACTGACGGACAAAATGCACAGCGACTTCAGCATCATGAGGGACCTTTCGTCCCACACCAgactgaccccagaacagcgGGAGAGCCGACTCAACAGATTCATCAGCAGCATCCATAA GAACCCGGAAGCTCAGGCGGAGCTGAACACCTGGGGCCTGAACTTTGACAACAAGCTGGTCAGCGTGAAGGCCCGGGTGCTGCCTGCGGAAAGGATTGTGCAGGGTCAGAGGACG TTTGAGTATAACCCGTGGGCTGCCGACTGGTCCAAGGAGATGAGGGGACTGCCTCTGATCAGAAGTCTTCCCCTGGAGAATTGGCTGATGTTCTACACCCGACGCAACGGCGACATGGCCCAGTCCCTGCTGCAGACGCTGGGCAGAGTGTCCCAGCCTCTGGGCATCAGGATGCAGAGGGCTGTCAT GATTGAGTATGAAGACAGGCAGGACTCTCTGCTGAGGGCCCTGCAGCACAACGTAGGCCCAGGCACTCGGATG GTGGTGGTCATTCTCCCCACCAACCGCAAAGACAAGTACGACTGTGTGAAGAAGTACCTGTGCGTGGAGTGTCCGACGCCCAGCCAGTGCGTGGTGGCTCGCACCCTGAGCCGGCCCCAGGCCCTCATGACCATCGCCACCAAGATCGCCCTGCAAATGAACTGCAAGATGGGGGGCGAGCTGTGGAGTGTGGAGATCCCG CTCAAGCACCTGATGATCGTGGGGATCGACTGCTACCACGACACGTCTGCCGGAAAGAGGTCCATCGGTGCCCTGGTGGCCAGCCTGAACCAGGGCATGTCAAG ATGGTTCTCCAGGTGCGTGTTGCAGGACCGTGGGCAGGAGATCATGGACGGCCTGAAGGTGGCGCTGCAGG ACGCTCTGAAGGCCTGGCTCAAGTACAACAACTGCCTGCCGGCCCGGATCATCATGTACAGAGACGGCGTGGGGGACGGCATGCTGCAGACTGTGGTCAGCTACGAGGTCCCGCAGATTATGGAATGCCTCAGGGCCCTGGGGCAAGACTACAT GCCTAAGCTCTCGGTGGTGGTTGTGAAGAAGCGGATCAGCACCAGGTTCTTTGCGCGGATCGATGGGAAGCTGGCGAACCCGCCTCCCGGCACGGTCATCGACACGGAGGTCACGCGCCCCGAGTG GTACGACTTCTTCATCGTCAGCCAGGCCGTTCGCCTGGGAAGCGTCGCCCCCACTCACTACAACGTGGTGTTTGACAGCAACGGCCTGAAGCCAGACCACATGCAGCGCCTCACCTACAAGCTTTGCCACATGTACTACAACTGGCAG GGGATTATCCGAGTACCCGCGCCCTGCCAGTACGCCCACAAGCTGGCCTTCCTCGTGGGCCAGAGCATCCACAGGAGCCCTAACATGAACCTGGATGACTTCCTCTACTACCTGTGA
- the piwil1 gene encoding piwi-like protein 1 isoform X3 has protein sequence MTGRARARSRGRARGQETGPPGVSARPAQPQPESELVGRGRQKTAPGAVSKEAVLQISAGFQQVKIGERGGRRRDFHDAGINTRQAMEHVKESKTGVSGSPIELRANFFRIVSRPQWVLYQYHVDFNPPMESRRLRSALLFMHEETLGTARTFDGAILFLPIRLHNTETVLHSETRHGEKVQITVTLTNELPPTSPVCLQFYNIIFRRVLRMLNMQQIGRHYYNPNDPLNIPQHRLTIWPGFTTTILQYESSIMLCTDVSHKVLRSETVLSLMSSLRQQCGDERFAEVCTKELVGLIVLTKYNNKTYRIDDIAWDHTPNNTFKRGDTEISFRNYYKTQYGLDITDGNQALLISYVKKRGPAGAPPPGPALLVPELCYLTGLTDKMHSDFSIMRDLSSHTRLTPEQRESRLNRFISSIHKNPEAQAELNTWGLNFDNKLVSVKARVLPAERIVQGQRTFEYNPWAADWSKEMRGLPLIRSLPLENWLMFYTRRNGDMAQSLLQTLGRVSQPLGIRMQRAVMIEYEDRQDSLLRALQHNVGPGTRMVVVILPTNRKDKYDCVKKYLCVECPTPSQCVVARTLSRPQALMTIATKIALQMNCKMGGELWSVEIPLKHLMIVGIDCYHDTSAGKRSIGALVASLNQGMSRWFSRCVLQDRGQEIMDGLKVALQDALKAWLKYNNCLPARIIMYRDGVGDGMLQTVVSYEVPQIMECLRALGQDYMPKLSVVVVKKRISTRFFARIDGKLANPPPGTVIDTEVTRPEWYDFFIVSQAVRLGSVAPTHYNVVFDSNGLKPDHMQRLTYKLCHMYYNWQGIIRVPAPCQYAHKLAFLVGQSIHRSPNMNLDDFLYYL, from the exons ATGACTGGAAGAGCAAGAGCTCGGTCGAGGGGACGAGCCCGCGGACAGGAGACCGGGCCTCCGGGGGTG TCTGCGCGGCCAGCTCAACCGCAGCCTGAGAGCGAGCTTGTGGGGCGAGGCCGGCAGAAAACGGCACCTGGTGCAGTGTCAAAGGAAG CTGTCCTTCAGATTTCTGCTGGCTTCCAGCAAGTGAAGATTGGAGAACGAGGTGGGCGTCGCCGTGACTTTCACGATGCGGGAATTAACACCAGGCAGGCCATGGAACACGTCAAGGAGTCAAAGACCG GTGTCTCGGGGTCTCCCATCGAGCTGCGGGCGAACTTTTTCCGCATCGTGTCCCGGCCCCAGTGGGTGctctaccagtaccacgtggACTTCAACCCCCCGATGGAGTCGCGCCGTCTGCGCTCGGCACTCCTGTTCATGCATGAGGAGACGCTGGGCACGGCGCGTACCTTCGACGGGGCCATCCTCTTCCTCCCGATCAGACTCCACAACACG GAGACCGTGCTGCACAGCGAGACCAGGCACGGCGAGAAGGTGCAGATCACCGTCACTCTGACCAACGAGCTGCCCCCCACCTCGCCCGTGTGCCTGCAGTTCTACAACATCATCTTCAGAAg GGTGCTGCGGATGCTGAACATGCAGCAGATCGGCCGCCATTACTACAACCCCAACGACCCCCTCAACATCCCCCAGCACAG GCTGACCATCTGGCCGGGCTTCACCACCACGATCCTGCAGTACGAGTCGAGCATCATGCTGTGCACGGACGTGAGCCACAAGGTGCTGCGCAGCGAGACGGTGCTCAGCCTCATGTCCAGCCTGCGGCAGCAGTGCGGCGACGAGCGCTTCGCCGAGGTCTGCACCAAGGAGCTGGTCGGGCTCATCGTGCTCACCAA gtacaacaataaaacataccGAATTGATGACATTGCATGGGACCATACCCCAAATAACACCTTCAAGAGAGGAGACACCGAGATCTCCTTCAGGAATTACTACAAGACA CAATATGGTCTAGACATCACTGATGGTAACCAGGCACTACTTATCAGCTACGTCAAGAAAAGGGGGCCCGCTGGAGCTCCGCCCCCTGGACCGGCCTTGCTTGTACCGGAGTTATGCTACCTAACAG GACTGACGGACAAAATGCACAGCGACTTCAGCATCATGAGGGACCTTTCGTCCCACACCAgactgaccccagaacagcgGGAGAGCCGACTCAACAGATTCATCAGCAGCATCCATAA GAACCCGGAAGCTCAGGCGGAGCTGAACACCTGGGGCCTGAACTTTGACAACAAGCTGGTCAGCGTGAAGGCCCGGGTGCTGCCTGCGGAAAGGATTGTGCAGGGTCAGAGGACG TTTGAGTATAACCCGTGGGCTGCCGACTGGTCCAAGGAGATGAGGGGACTGCCTCTGATCAGAAGTCTTCCCCTGGAGAATTGGCTGATGTTCTACACCCGACGCAACGGCGACATGGCCCAGTCCCTGCTGCAGACGCTGGGCAGAGTGTCCCAGCCTCTGGGCATCAGGATGCAGAGGGCTGTCAT GATTGAGTATGAAGACAGGCAGGACTCTCTGCTGAGGGCCCTGCAGCACAACGTAGGCCCAGGCACTCGGATG GTGGTGGTCATTCTCCCCACCAACCGCAAAGACAAGTACGACTGTGTGAAGAAGTACCTGTGCGTGGAGTGTCCGACGCCCAGCCAGTGCGTGGTGGCTCGCACCCTGAGCCGGCCCCAGGCCCTCATGACCATCGCCACCAAGATCGCCCTGCAAATGAACTGCAAGATGGGGGGCGAGCTGTGGAGTGTGGAGATCCCG CTCAAGCACCTGATGATCGTGGGGATCGACTGCTACCACGACACGTCTGCCGGAAAGAGGTCCATCGGTGCCCTGGTGGCCAGCCTGAACCAGGGCATGTCAAG ATGGTTCTCCAGGTGCGTGTTGCAGGACCGTGGGCAGGAGATCATGGACGGCCTGAAGGTGGCGCTGCAGG ACGCTCTGAAGGCCTGGCTCAAGTACAACAACTGCCTGCCGGCCCGGATCATCATGTACAGAGACGGCGTGGGGGACGGCATGCTGCAGACTGTGGTCAGCTACGAGGTCCCGCAGATTATGGAATGCCTCAGGGCCCTGGGGCAAGACTACAT GCCTAAGCTCTCGGTGGTGGTTGTGAAGAAGCGGATCAGCACCAGGTTCTTTGCGCGGATCGATGGGAAGCTGGCGAACCCGCCTCCCGGCACGGTCATCGACACGGAGGTCACGCGCCCCGAGTG GTACGACTTCTTCATCGTCAGCCAGGCCGTTCGCCTGGGAAGCGTCGCCCCCACTCACTACAACGTGGTGTTTGACAGCAACGGCCTGAAGCCAGACCACATGCAGCGCCTCACCTACAAGCTTTGCCACATGTACTACAACTGGCAG GGGATTATCCGAGTACCCGCGCCCTGCCAGTACGCCCACAAGCTGGCCTTCCTCGTGGGCCAGAGCATCCACAGGAGCCCTAACATGAACCTGGATGACTTCCTCTACTACCTGTGA
- the piwil1 gene encoding piwi-like protein 1 isoform X2, translating to MTGRARARSRGRARGQETGPPGVSARPAQPQPESELVGRGRQKTAPGAVSKEGTVLQISAGFQQVKIGERGGRRRDFHDAGINTRQAMEHVKESKTGVSGSPIELRANFFRIVSRPQWVLYQYHVDFNPPMESRRLRSALLFMHEETLGTARTFDGAILFLPIRLHNTETVLHSETRHGEKVQITVTLTNELPPTSPVCLQFYNIIFRRVLRMLNMQQIGRHYYNPNDPLNIPQHRLTIWPGFTTTILQYESSIMLCTDVSHKVLRSETVLSLMSSLRQQCGDERFAEVCTKELVGLIVLTKYNNKTYRIDDIAWDHTPNNTFKRGDTEISFRNYYKTQYGLDITDGNQALLISYVKKRGPAGAPPPGPALLVPELCYLTGLTDKMHSDFSIMRDLSSHTRLTPEQRESRLNRFISSIHKNPEAQAELNTWGLNFDNKLVSVKARVLPAERIVQGQRTFEYNPWAADWSKEMRGLPLIRSLPLENWLMFYTRRNGDMAQSLLQTLGRVSQPLGIRMQRAVMIEYEDRQDSLLRALQHNVGPGTRMVVVILPTNRKDKYDCVKKYLCVECPTPSQCVVARTLSRPQALMTIATKIALQMNCKMGGELWSVEIPLKHLMIVGIDCYHDTSAGKRSIGALVASLNQGMSRWFSRCVLQDRGQEIMDGLKVALQDALKAWLKYNNCLPARIIMYRDGVGDGMLQTVVSYEVPQIMECLRALGQDYMPKLSVVVVKKRISTRFFARIDGKLANPPPGTVIDTEVTRPEWYDFFIVSQAVRLGSVAPTHYNVVFDSNGLKPDHMQRLTYKLCHMYYNWQGIIRVPAPCQYAHKLAFLVGQSIHRSPNMNLDDFLYYL from the exons ATGACTGGAAGAGCAAGAGCTCGGTCGAGGGGACGAGCCCGCGGACAGGAGACCGGGCCTCCGGGGGTG TCTGCGCGGCCAGCTCAACCGCAGCCTGAGAGCGAGCTTGTGGGGCGAGGCCGGCAGAAAACGGCACCTGGTGCAGTGTCAAAGGAAGGTA CTGTCCTTCAGATTTCTGCTGGCTTCCAGCAAGTGAAGATTGGAGAACGAGGTGGGCGTCGCCGTGACTTTCACGATGCGGGAATTAACACCAGGCAGGCCATGGAACACGTCAAGGAGTCAAAGACCG GTGTCTCGGGGTCTCCCATCGAGCTGCGGGCGAACTTTTTCCGCATCGTGTCCCGGCCCCAGTGGGTGctctaccagtaccacgtggACTTCAACCCCCCGATGGAGTCGCGCCGTCTGCGCTCGGCACTCCTGTTCATGCATGAGGAGACGCTGGGCACGGCGCGTACCTTCGACGGGGCCATCCTCTTCCTCCCGATCAGACTCCACAACACG GAGACCGTGCTGCACAGCGAGACCAGGCACGGCGAGAAGGTGCAGATCACCGTCACTCTGACCAACGAGCTGCCCCCCACCTCGCCCGTGTGCCTGCAGTTCTACAACATCATCTTCAGAAg GGTGCTGCGGATGCTGAACATGCAGCAGATCGGCCGCCATTACTACAACCCCAACGACCCCCTCAACATCCCCCAGCACAG GCTGACCATCTGGCCGGGCTTCACCACCACGATCCTGCAGTACGAGTCGAGCATCATGCTGTGCACGGACGTGAGCCACAAGGTGCTGCGCAGCGAGACGGTGCTCAGCCTCATGTCCAGCCTGCGGCAGCAGTGCGGCGACGAGCGCTTCGCCGAGGTCTGCACCAAGGAGCTGGTCGGGCTCATCGTGCTCACCAA gtacaacaataaaacataccGAATTGATGACATTGCATGGGACCATACCCCAAATAACACCTTCAAGAGAGGAGACACCGAGATCTCCTTCAGGAATTACTACAAGACA CAATATGGTCTAGACATCACTGATGGTAACCAGGCACTACTTATCAGCTACGTCAAGAAAAGGGGGCCCGCTGGAGCTCCGCCCCCTGGACCGGCCTTGCTTGTACCGGAGTTATGCTACCTAACAG GACTGACGGACAAAATGCACAGCGACTTCAGCATCATGAGGGACCTTTCGTCCCACACCAgactgaccccagaacagcgGGAGAGCCGACTCAACAGATTCATCAGCAGCATCCATAA GAACCCGGAAGCTCAGGCGGAGCTGAACACCTGGGGCCTGAACTTTGACAACAAGCTGGTCAGCGTGAAGGCCCGGGTGCTGCCTGCGGAAAGGATTGTGCAGGGTCAGAGGACG TTTGAGTATAACCCGTGGGCTGCCGACTGGTCCAAGGAGATGAGGGGACTGCCTCTGATCAGAAGTCTTCCCCTGGAGAATTGGCTGATGTTCTACACCCGACGCAACGGCGACATGGCCCAGTCCCTGCTGCAGACGCTGGGCAGAGTGTCCCAGCCTCTGGGCATCAGGATGCAGAGGGCTGTCAT GATTGAGTATGAAGACAGGCAGGACTCTCTGCTGAGGGCCCTGCAGCACAACGTAGGCCCAGGCACTCGGATG GTGGTGGTCATTCTCCCCACCAACCGCAAAGACAAGTACGACTGTGTGAAGAAGTACCTGTGCGTGGAGTGTCCGACGCCCAGCCAGTGCGTGGTGGCTCGCACCCTGAGCCGGCCCCAGGCCCTCATGACCATCGCCACCAAGATCGCCCTGCAAATGAACTGCAAGATGGGGGGCGAGCTGTGGAGTGTGGAGATCCCG CTCAAGCACCTGATGATCGTGGGGATCGACTGCTACCACGACACGTCTGCCGGAAAGAGGTCCATCGGTGCCCTGGTGGCCAGCCTGAACCAGGGCATGTCAAG ATGGTTCTCCAGGTGCGTGTTGCAGGACCGTGGGCAGGAGATCATGGACGGCCTGAAGGTGGCGCTGCAGG ACGCTCTGAAGGCCTGGCTCAAGTACAACAACTGCCTGCCGGCCCGGATCATCATGTACAGAGACGGCGTGGGGGACGGCATGCTGCAGACTGTGGTCAGCTACGAGGTCCCGCAGATTATGGAATGCCTCAGGGCCCTGGGGCAAGACTACAT GCCTAAGCTCTCGGTGGTGGTTGTGAAGAAGCGGATCAGCACCAGGTTCTTTGCGCGGATCGATGGGAAGCTGGCGAACCCGCCTCCCGGCACGGTCATCGACACGGAGGTCACGCGCCCCGAGTG GTACGACTTCTTCATCGTCAGCCAGGCCGTTCGCCTGGGAAGCGTCGCCCCCACTCACTACAACGTGGTGTTTGACAGCAACGGCCTGAAGCCAGACCACATGCAGCGCCTCACCTACAAGCTTTGCCACATGTACTACAACTGGCAG GGGATTATCCGAGTACCCGCGCCCTGCCAGTACGCCCACAAGCTGGCCTTCCTCGTGGGCCAGAGCATCCACAGGAGCCCTAACATGAACCTGGATGACTTCCTCTACTACCTGTGA
- the piwil1 gene encoding piwi-like protein 1 isoform X1 gives MTGRARARSRGRARGQETGPPGVPPSEESARPAQPQPESELVGRGRQKTAPGAVSKEAVLQISAGFQQVKIGERGGRRRDFHDAGINTRQAMEHVKESKTGVSGSPIELRANFFRIVSRPQWVLYQYHVDFNPPMESRRLRSALLFMHEETLGTARTFDGAILFLPIRLHNTETVLHSETRHGEKVQITVTLTNELPPTSPVCLQFYNIIFRRVLRMLNMQQIGRHYYNPNDPLNIPQHRLTIWPGFTTTILQYESSIMLCTDVSHKVLRSETVLSLMSSLRQQCGDERFAEVCTKELVGLIVLTKYNNKTYRIDDIAWDHTPNNTFKRGDTEISFRNYYKTQYGLDITDGNQALLISYVKKRGPAGAPPPGPALLVPELCYLTGLTDKMHSDFSIMRDLSSHTRLTPEQRESRLNRFISSIHKNPEAQAELNTWGLNFDNKLVSVKARVLPAERIVQGQRTFEYNPWAADWSKEMRGLPLIRSLPLENWLMFYTRRNGDMAQSLLQTLGRVSQPLGIRMQRAVMIEYEDRQDSLLRALQHNVGPGTRMVVVILPTNRKDKYDCVKKYLCVECPTPSQCVVARTLSRPQALMTIATKIALQMNCKMGGELWSVEIPLKHLMIVGIDCYHDTSAGKRSIGALVASLNQGMSRWFSRCVLQDRGQEIMDGLKVALQDALKAWLKYNNCLPARIIMYRDGVGDGMLQTVVSYEVPQIMECLRALGQDYMPKLSVVVVKKRISTRFFARIDGKLANPPPGTVIDTEVTRPEWYDFFIVSQAVRLGSVAPTHYNVVFDSNGLKPDHMQRLTYKLCHMYYNWQGIIRVPAPCQYAHKLAFLVGQSIHRSPNMNLDDFLYYL, from the exons ATGACTGGAAGAGCAAGAGCTCGGTCGAGGGGACGAGCCCGCGGACAGGAGACCGGGCCTCCGGGGGTG CCCCCGTCCGAGGAGTCTGCGCGGCCAGCTCAACCGCAGCCTGAGAGCGAGCTTGTGGGGCGAGGCCGGCAGAAAACGGCACCTGGTGCAGTGTCAAAGGAAG CTGTCCTTCAGATTTCTGCTGGCTTCCAGCAAGTGAAGATTGGAGAACGAGGTGGGCGTCGCCGTGACTTTCACGATGCGGGAATTAACACCAGGCAGGCCATGGAACACGTCAAGGAGTCAAAGACCG GTGTCTCGGGGTCTCCCATCGAGCTGCGGGCGAACTTTTTCCGCATCGTGTCCCGGCCCCAGTGGGTGctctaccagtaccacgtggACTTCAACCCCCCGATGGAGTCGCGCCGTCTGCGCTCGGCACTCCTGTTCATGCATGAGGAGACGCTGGGCACGGCGCGTACCTTCGACGGGGCCATCCTCTTCCTCCCGATCAGACTCCACAACACG GAGACCGTGCTGCACAGCGAGACCAGGCACGGCGAGAAGGTGCAGATCACCGTCACTCTGACCAACGAGCTGCCCCCCACCTCGCCCGTGTGCCTGCAGTTCTACAACATCATCTTCAGAAg GGTGCTGCGGATGCTGAACATGCAGCAGATCGGCCGCCATTACTACAACCCCAACGACCCCCTCAACATCCCCCAGCACAG GCTGACCATCTGGCCGGGCTTCACCACCACGATCCTGCAGTACGAGTCGAGCATCATGCTGTGCACGGACGTGAGCCACAAGGTGCTGCGCAGCGAGACGGTGCTCAGCCTCATGTCCAGCCTGCGGCAGCAGTGCGGCGACGAGCGCTTCGCCGAGGTCTGCACCAAGGAGCTGGTCGGGCTCATCGTGCTCACCAA gtacaacaataaaacataccGAATTGATGACATTGCATGGGACCATACCCCAAATAACACCTTCAAGAGAGGAGACACCGAGATCTCCTTCAGGAATTACTACAAGACA CAATATGGTCTAGACATCACTGATGGTAACCAGGCACTACTTATCAGCTACGTCAAGAAAAGGGGGCCCGCTGGAGCTCCGCCCCCTGGACCGGCCTTGCTTGTACCGGAGTTATGCTACCTAACAG GACTGACGGACAAAATGCACAGCGACTTCAGCATCATGAGGGACCTTTCGTCCCACACCAgactgaccccagaacagcgGGAGAGCCGACTCAACAGATTCATCAGCAGCATCCATAA GAACCCGGAAGCTCAGGCGGAGCTGAACACCTGGGGCCTGAACTTTGACAACAAGCTGGTCAGCGTGAAGGCCCGGGTGCTGCCTGCGGAAAGGATTGTGCAGGGTCAGAGGACG TTTGAGTATAACCCGTGGGCTGCCGACTGGTCCAAGGAGATGAGGGGACTGCCTCTGATCAGAAGTCTTCCCCTGGAGAATTGGCTGATGTTCTACACCCGACGCAACGGCGACATGGCCCAGTCCCTGCTGCAGACGCTGGGCAGAGTGTCCCAGCCTCTGGGCATCAGGATGCAGAGGGCTGTCAT GATTGAGTATGAAGACAGGCAGGACTCTCTGCTGAGGGCCCTGCAGCACAACGTAGGCCCAGGCACTCGGATG GTGGTGGTCATTCTCCCCACCAACCGCAAAGACAAGTACGACTGTGTGAAGAAGTACCTGTGCGTGGAGTGTCCGACGCCCAGCCAGTGCGTGGTGGCTCGCACCCTGAGCCGGCCCCAGGCCCTCATGACCATCGCCACCAAGATCGCCCTGCAAATGAACTGCAAGATGGGGGGCGAGCTGTGGAGTGTGGAGATCCCG CTCAAGCACCTGATGATCGTGGGGATCGACTGCTACCACGACACGTCTGCCGGAAAGAGGTCCATCGGTGCCCTGGTGGCCAGCCTGAACCAGGGCATGTCAAG ATGGTTCTCCAGGTGCGTGTTGCAGGACCGTGGGCAGGAGATCATGGACGGCCTGAAGGTGGCGCTGCAGG ACGCTCTGAAGGCCTGGCTCAAGTACAACAACTGCCTGCCGGCCCGGATCATCATGTACAGAGACGGCGTGGGGGACGGCATGCTGCAGACTGTGGTCAGCTACGAGGTCCCGCAGATTATGGAATGCCTCAGGGCCCTGGGGCAAGACTACAT GCCTAAGCTCTCGGTGGTGGTTGTGAAGAAGCGGATCAGCACCAGGTTCTTTGCGCGGATCGATGGGAAGCTGGCGAACCCGCCTCCCGGCACGGTCATCGACACGGAGGTCACGCGCCCCGAGTG GTACGACTTCTTCATCGTCAGCCAGGCCGTTCGCCTGGGAAGCGTCGCCCCCACTCACTACAACGTGGTGTTTGACAGCAACGGCCTGAAGCCAGACCACATGCAGCGCCTCACCTACAAGCTTTGCCACATGTACTACAACTGGCAG GGGATTATCCGAGTACCCGCGCCCTGCCAGTACGCCCACAAGCTGGCCTTCCTCGTGGGCCAGAGCATCCACAGGAGCCCTAACATGAACCTGGATGACTTCCTCTACTACCTGTGA